A single region of the Plantactinospora soyae genome encodes:
- a CDS encoding HelD family protein has product MPAAALAEEQARLPAALAEEQARLAAAREALARMLDTARLRVATGASVAGDRYTAETLGRMLKSHVKELTEEPDGPLYFGRLWFGASPAAGEHRDERYYLGRRHITDESGQPIVIDWRAPVSRAFYRASTRDPLGVRERRRYGWTGRHPAELTGFEDERLDGGTSVDVASRLVAAEIERPRIGPMRDIVATIQPEQDDLVRADLDRSVCVQGGPGSGKTAVGLHRAAYLLYTHRRQMKRGGVLVVGPNPAFLRYISAVLPALGEVDALQQTLAELVGGHPVGATDSEAAATVKHDPRMAGVLHRALYQRIGEPTGPLVVPDGSYRWRLPVEWLRRIVTQVRAEAPPYAIGRERLRSRVVGLLQRRAEGRAETPGGAWLRRMARCRPVTAFLDEVWPATRPEELLALLFGDPTVLARASAGVLDAEEQAVLRWQGRPRTARTAAWTAADRVLLDEVAGLLDHPAGHRHIVVDEAQDLSPMQCRAIARRSRHGSLTVLGDLAQGTTPWAASDWPDQLAHLGQPAATVVPLTAGFRVPAVVLELANRLLPELGVRVAPTRSVRTDGTLRVRAVPDLATATTEAVGAALGLAGSIGVIAADTRLPRLTEALRSAGIAVADPDADDEGVRVTALPASLAKGLEYDHVIVVEPAEIVEAEPRGPHRLYVVLTRAVSRLDVLHQRALPPALRG; this is encoded by the coding sequence ATGCCCGCCGCCGCGCTTGCCGAGGAACAGGCCCGGCTGCCCGCCGCGCTCGCCGAGGAACAGGCCCGGCTGGCCGCCGCCCGCGAGGCGCTGGCCCGGATGCTGGACACCGCCCGACTCCGGGTCGCCACCGGCGCGAGCGTCGCCGGAGACCGCTACACGGCCGAGACGCTCGGCCGGATGCTCAAGAGCCACGTGAAGGAACTGACCGAGGAGCCGGACGGCCCGCTCTACTTCGGACGGCTGTGGTTCGGCGCCTCGCCGGCCGCCGGGGAGCATCGCGACGAGCGCTACTACCTCGGCCGGCGCCACATCACCGACGAGTCCGGCCAACCGATCGTGATCGACTGGCGGGCACCGGTCTCCCGGGCCTTCTACCGGGCCAGCACCCGCGACCCGCTCGGGGTCCGGGAGCGCCGGCGGTACGGCTGGACCGGCCGGCACCCCGCCGAGTTGACCGGCTTCGAGGACGAACGCCTCGACGGCGGCACGTCGGTGGACGTGGCGAGCCGGCTGGTCGCCGCCGAGATCGAACGTCCGAGGATCGGGCCGATGCGGGACATCGTCGCGACGATCCAGCCGGAGCAGGACGACCTGGTCCGGGCGGACCTCGACCGGTCGGTCTGCGTACAGGGCGGTCCGGGCAGCGGGAAGACGGCCGTCGGACTGCACCGTGCCGCGTACCTGCTCTACACGCACCGGCGCCAGATGAAGCGGGGTGGCGTCCTGGTCGTCGGGCCGAACCCGGCGTTCCTGCGCTACATCTCGGCGGTGCTCCCCGCCCTCGGCGAGGTCGACGCCCTGCAGCAGACCCTCGCGGAACTGGTCGGCGGACATCCGGTCGGTGCCACCGACAGCGAGGCGGCGGCCACGGTCAAGCACGACCCCCGGATGGCAGGCGTGCTGCACCGAGCGCTGTACCAGCGGATCGGCGAGCCGACCGGGCCGCTCGTCGTTCCGGACGGCTCGTACCGGTGGCGGCTGCCGGTCGAGTGGCTACGCCGGATCGTCACCCAGGTACGGGCCGAGGCGCCGCCGTACGCCATCGGCCGGGAGCGGCTCCGGTCCCGCGTCGTCGGCCTGCTGCAACGCCGGGCCGAGGGGCGGGCGGAGACGCCGGGCGGTGCCTGGCTGCGCCGGATGGCCCGCTGCCGCCCGGTCACCGCGTTCCTCGACGAGGTGTGGCCGGCGACCCGCCCGGAGGAGCTGTTGGCCCTGCTCTTCGGCGACCCGACCGTGCTGGCCCGGGCGTCGGCCGGCGTGCTCGATGCCGAGGAGCAGGCGGTGCTCCGCTGGCAGGGCCGGCCCCGGACGGCTCGGACCGCGGCCTGGACGGCCGCCGACCGGGTACTCCTCGACGAGGTCGCCGGGCTGCTCGACCATCCGGCCGGCCATCGGCACATCGTGGTCGACGAGGCCCAGGACCTCTCCCCGATGCAGTGTCGGGCGATCGCGCGTCGCAGCCGGCACGGGTCGCTCACCGTCCTCGGTGACCTCGCCCAGGGCACCACCCCGTGGGCGGCATCGGACTGGCCGGACCAGTTGGCGCACCTCGGCCAGCCCGCCGCCACGGTCGTACCGCTGACCGCCGGGTTCCGGGTCCCGGCCGTCGTACTCGAACTGGCCAACCGGCTGCTGCCGGAGCTCGGGGTCAGGGTCGCGCCGACCAGGTCGGTGCGTACCGACGGAACGTTGCGGGTCCGGGCGGTGCCGGACCTCGCGACCGCGACCACCGAGGCGGTCGGGGCCGCGCTCGGGCTCGCCGGCTCGATCGGGGTGATCGCCGCCGACACCCGGCTGCCCCGGCTGACCGAGGCGCTGCGGTCCGCCGGGATCGCCGTCGCCGACCCGGACGCCGACGACGAGGGCGTCCGGGTGACGGCGCTGCCGGCGAGCCTGGCGAAGGGCCTGGAGTACGACCACGTCATCGTCGTCGAGCCGGCCGAGATCGTCGAGGCGGAACCGCGCGGCCCGCACCGCCTCTACGTCGTGCTCACCCGGGCCGTGTCCCGGCTCGACGTCCTGCACCAGCGGGCTCTTCCGCCGGCGTTGCGGGGCTGA
- a CDS encoding class I SAM-dependent methyltransferase, with amino-acid sequence MTDRAAFQWDETLYAGSARYYATGRMPYPGEIAELLRTELSLDGRGRLLDVGCGPGSLTLPLAPLFDSVVGVDADPDMLRQAARAAERAGIENVRWHHLRAEELPAGLGTFRVVTFAQSFHWFDRPQVAAAVRPMLASGGAWVHVGATTHRGAPGDDPLPYPRPPHDEVEALVARYLGPVRRAGRSLLPDGTPGGEEEVMRSAGYRGPRRFEVAGGVLRERAEDEVVAGVFSLSYAAPHLFAERRPEFERDLRALLRAVSPTGRFAERTRAVELVVWQP; translated from the coding sequence GTGACGGATCGGGCAGCCTTCCAGTGGGACGAGACCCTGTACGCCGGCAGCGCGCGCTACTACGCCACCGGACGGATGCCGTACCCCGGCGAGATCGCGGAGCTGCTGCGTACGGAGTTGTCGCTGGACGGCCGTGGTCGGCTGCTCGACGTCGGTTGTGGACCCGGCTCGCTGACCCTTCCGCTGGCGCCGCTCTTCGACAGCGTGGTGGGGGTCGACGCGGACCCGGACATGCTCCGGCAGGCGGCCAGGGCGGCGGAGCGGGCCGGGATCGAAAACGTGCGCTGGCACCACCTGCGGGCCGAGGAGTTGCCGGCTGGGCTCGGCACGTTCCGGGTCGTCACCTTCGCGCAGTCGTTCCACTGGTTCGACCGTCCCCAGGTGGCCGCCGCCGTACGGCCGATGCTGGCGTCCGGCGGCGCGTGGGTACACGTGGGCGCCACCACGCACCGGGGCGCGCCCGGGGACGATCCGCTGCCGTATCCCCGCCCGCCGCACGACGAGGTCGAGGCACTGGTGGCCCGCTATCTCGGCCCGGTCCGCAGGGCCGGCCGGAGCCTGCTGCCCGACGGGACACCGGGCGGGGAGGAGGAGGTGATGCGGTCCGCCGGTTACCGGGGGCCGCGCCGGTTCGAGGTCGCCGGGGGCGTACTGCGGGAACGCGCCGAGGACGAGGTGGTCGCCGGGGTCTTCTCGTTGTCGTACGCCGCGCCGCACCTGTTCGCCGAACGCCGGCCCGAGTTCGAGCGGGACCTGCGGGCGCTGCTCCGTGCGGTGTCGCCCACCGGGCGCTTCGCCGAGCGCACCCGCGCCGTCGAACTGGTGGTCTGGCAGCCGTAG
- a CDS encoding ADP-ribosylglycohydrolase family protein, translating to MTFVLHEPARLDLCYDSLLGLSVGDALGAQFFMVGRSLAELVAGRPPAGPWEWTDDTHMACSVVTELAEHGTIDQERLASVFADRCEPYRGYGAGAVVILHQIRDGVPWREAAGAAFGGEGSCGNGAAMRVAPLGAYHADRPHRAAEQAILSAEVTHAHPEGIAGAILVAVAASVAAAARLTGVRPSASAFFDRLQPYLLDGEVRRGMERARRLLERRSAEPVTVEEAAYDLGNGSRVTAQDTVPFALWVAATRLADYPAAITACVAAGGDVDTTGAIVGGVVAAYTGIGDRPEAVGVPAAWLAAREELPAWADRNAARS from the coding sequence ATGACCTTCGTATTGCACGAACCGGCCCGGCTCGACCTCTGTTACGACAGCCTCCTCGGGCTGTCGGTGGGCGACGCGCTCGGTGCCCAGTTCTTCATGGTCGGGCGGTCGCTCGCCGAACTGGTCGCGGGACGCCCGCCGGCCGGTCCGTGGGAGTGGACCGACGACACCCACATGGCCTGCTCGGTGGTGACCGAACTCGCCGAGCACGGGACGATCGATCAGGAGCGGCTCGCCTCGGTCTTCGCGGACCGCTGCGAACCGTACCGCGGCTACGGGGCGGGCGCGGTGGTGATCCTGCACCAGATCCGGGACGGCGTGCCGTGGCGGGAGGCGGCCGGTGCCGCGTTCGGCGGCGAGGGTTCCTGCGGCAACGGCGCGGCGATGCGGGTCGCCCCGCTCGGCGCGTACCACGCGGACCGGCCGCACCGGGCCGCCGAGCAGGCGATCCTGTCGGCCGAGGTCACCCACGCACATCCGGAGGGGATCGCCGGGGCGATCCTGGTCGCGGTCGCCGCCTCGGTCGCCGCCGCCGCCCGGCTCACCGGCGTACGCCCGTCCGCGTCCGCGTTCTTCGACCGACTCCAGCCGTACCTGCTGGACGGGGAGGTACGCCGGGGGATGGAGCGGGCCCGGCGGCTGCTGGAGCGGCGGTCGGCGGAGCCGGTGACGGTGGAGGAGGCGGCGTACGACCTCGGCAACGGGTCCCGGGTCACCGCCCAGGACACGGTTCCGTTCGCGCTCTGGGTCGCCGCCACCCGCCTGGCGGACTATCCGGCCGCGATCACCGCGTGCGTGGCGGCCGGCGGGGACGTCGACACGACCGGGGCGATCGTCGGTGGCGTCGTGGCGGCGTACACCGGGATCGGGGATCGTCCGGAGGCGGTCGGCGTACCGGCGGCGTGGCTGGCCGCCCGCGAGGAGTTGCCGGCCTGGGCCGACCGGAACGCGGCCCGGTCCTAG
- a CDS encoding NUDIX hydrolase, with the protein MDVIERNVVRAVVLDQHDCVLLFHTRDPHYPELGTWWELPGGGIEPGETYREAVVRELAEETGIRITAEQVGTPSWRRRATFRYRGHRRINNEVVVLVRLPTAGPEVVGDSRVEFEDEDYFDHRWYPVAEVLASTEQFYPRQLPGLLGPFLAGEEIDEPYEEWS; encoded by the coding sequence GTGGACGTCATCGAGCGCAACGTCGTACGGGCCGTGGTGCTGGATCAGCATGACTGCGTGCTGCTGTTCCACACCCGTGACCCGCACTACCCCGAACTGGGGACCTGGTGGGAGCTGCCCGGCGGCGGGATCGAGCCGGGCGAGACGTACCGCGAGGCGGTGGTGCGGGAACTGGCGGAGGAGACCGGCATCCGGATCACCGCTGAGCAGGTGGGCACCCCGAGCTGGCGGCGACGGGCGACGTTCCGGTACCGGGGCCACCGGCGGATCAACAACGAGGTGGTCGTGCTGGTCCGGCTGCCGACGGCCGGACCGGAGGTGGTCGGCGACTCCCGCGTCGAGTTCGAGGACGAGGACTACTTCGACCACCGCTGGTACCCCGTGGCCGAGGTGCTCGCCAGCACCGAGCAGTTCTATCCACGCCAACTGCCCGGACTGCTCGGGCCCTTCCTCGCCGGCGAGGAGATCGACGAGCCGTACGAGGAATGGTCCTGA